A window from Mesorhizobium sp. WSM2240 encodes these proteins:
- a CDS encoding GGDEF domain-containing protein → MVKQLMDFSAVGRGRVIVLSALGTLCCIAVAFGIDSYSFGTGTWRWGSQPLNNLIIPLLLAPPFFGYLLSKQRELAIAHRELMVVASTDPLTSCLNRRAFTAMVDRYLDRIAARKDGHSGALLVIDVDHFKTINDRFGHVCGDEALKAIAQAIRHALREFDIFGRIGGEEFSVFLPGVSPDRAGIVADRIRTEVLATELNLGEESCRLSVSVGGVTFDRETSFSELYRHADQRLYEAKRNGRNRVEIVHHGSSASPNAQVSVH, encoded by the coding sequence ATGGTCAAGCAACTTATGGACTTTTCCGCCGTTGGCCGGGGGCGGGTCATTGTGCTGAGCGCACTCGGCACGCTTTGCTGCATCGCCGTGGCCTTCGGCATCGACAGCTATTCCTTCGGGACCGGGACATGGCGCTGGGGCTCGCAACCGCTCAACAATCTTATCATTCCCCTGCTGCTTGCCCCGCCATTCTTCGGCTATCTGCTCAGCAAGCAGCGTGAACTCGCCATAGCGCATCGCGAACTCATGGTCGTCGCCTCGACCGACCCGCTCACCTCATGCCTGAACCGCCGGGCGTTCACGGCCATGGTGGACCGCTACCTTGACCGCATCGCCGCCCGGAAGGACGGGCATTCCGGTGCGCTGCTGGTCATCGACGTCGATCACTTCAAGACGATCAACGACCGGTTCGGGCACGTTTGCGGCGACGAGGCGCTCAAGGCCATCGCCCAGGCGATCAGGCATGCGCTGCGCGAATTCGACATTTTCGGGCGCATCGGAGGCGAGGAATTCAGCGTCTTCCTGCCGGGCGTCAGCCCCGACCGCGCAGGCATTGTCGCCGACCGCATCCGCACGGAAGTGCTGGCCACCGAACTCAATCTCGGCGAGGAAAGCTGCAGGCTCTCGGTGAGCGTCGGCGGCGTCACCTTCGACCGCGAAACCTCCTTCAGCGAACTCTACCGCCATGCCGACCAGCGGCTGTATGAGGCCAAGCGGAACGGCCGTAACCGCGTGGAGATCGTCCATCACGGTTCGTCCGCGTCACCGAACGCGCAGGTCAGCGTGCACTAG
- a CDS encoding SIR2 family protein: protein MPGTIEDLAEAVRERKAILFVGAGVSRSVGLPSWETLIDHLASELGLNEQRAENGVNYLTLAEYYRLKKGSLGALRSWMDRNWSVSRSDVEKSVLHRLIVSLDFPIIYTTNYDRNLEVAFEIHGKEFVKVANARDVARTREGVAQIVKFHGDFDDDDSLVLTETDYYDRLSFDSPLDIKFRADALGRTILFIGYSLSDLNIRLLLHRLWQTWERSGYAKDRPQSFVFMARRDPIEEAVLANWGITALSGESDDAQQALTAFLERLNQMR from the coding sequence ATGCCAGGCACCATCGAGGACCTCGCCGAAGCCGTCCGGGAGCGGAAGGCGATCCTCTTCGTCGGCGCCGGCGTCTCGCGAAGCGTCGGGCTTCCGTCCTGGGAGACATTGATCGACCACCTCGCCTCGGAACTCGGGCTGAACGAGCAGCGCGCGGAGAATGGCGTCAATTATCTCACGCTCGCCGAATATTACCGGTTGAAGAAAGGCAGTCTTGGCGCGCTGCGCAGTTGGATGGACCGCAATTGGAGCGTATCCCGCAGCGACGTGGAAAAGTCCGTTCTGCACCGACTGATCGTATCGCTCGATTTCCCCATCATCTACACCACCAACTACGACCGCAACCTCGAAGTCGCGTTCGAGATTCACGGCAAGGAATTCGTGAAGGTCGCAAATGCACGCGACGTGGCGCGGACACGCGAGGGCGTGGCTCAGATCGTCAAGTTCCACGGCGATTTCGATGACGATGATTCACTGGTTCTGACGGAGACGGATTATTACGACCGGCTCTCCTTCGATTCACCGCTCGATATCAAGTTCAGGGCCGACGCGCTTGGTCGTACAATCCTGTTTATCGGGTACAGCCTCTCGGACCTGAATATCAGGCTCCTCCTGCACCGTCTCTGGCAGACCTGGGAGCGATCCGGCTATGCGAAGGACCGGCCGCAATCCTTTGTCTTCATGGCGCGTCGGGACCCGATAGAGGAGGCTGTGCTGGCGAATTGGGGAATTACCGCCCTCAGTGGCGAATCTGACGATGCGCAGCAGGCGTTGACAGCATTTCTTGAGCGCCTGAATCAGATGCGCTAG
- a CDS encoding DUF899 family protein, with protein MNIAFPGESAEYRASRDRLLAKEIELRRAMEAVSVLRRELPPGGLIPEDYVFDGLGPDGIPARLKLSELFAPGKDSLVVYNFMFPRYPKDDRPGPAEGATARLKLEEGPCPSCVAFLDALDGAVKHVEGAGFNFVVIAKAPLDRLTTFAKERGWRNLRLLSSAGNSFKRDYLAETPEGFQMPMVTIFHRDGSEIRHFWSSEMLYAPADPGQDPRHAGTIEPSWNIFDLTREGRPSDWEEQLEYD; from the coding sequence ATGAACATCGCTTTTCCCGGCGAGTCCGCCGAATATAGAGCTTCCCGTGACCGCTTGCTGGCGAAGGAGATCGAATTGCGCCGCGCCATGGAGGCGGTTTCGGTCCTCCGGCGCGAACTGCCGCCGGGCGGGCTCATTCCCGAAGACTATGTTTTCGACGGCCTCGGCCCGGACGGCATTCCGGCCAGGTTGAAACTCTCGGAGCTGTTTGCTCCGGGCAAGGACTCGCTGGTCGTCTATAACTTCATGTTTCCCCGCTATCCTAAGGACGATCGACCCGGTCCGGCCGAGGGCGCGACGGCGCGACTGAAACTGGAAGAAGGACCGTGCCCGTCATGTGTCGCCTTTCTCGATGCGTTGGACGGCGCGGTGAAGCATGTGGAAGGAGCAGGGTTCAATTTCGTGGTGATCGCCAAAGCGCCACTTGACCGCTTGACCACATTCGCCAAGGAGCGTGGGTGGCGAAACCTGCGCCTGCTGTCGTCGGCCGGGAACAGTTTCAAGCGCGACTATCTTGCCGAGACACCCGAAGGATTCCAGATGCCGATGGTGACGATCTTCCATCGCGATGGCTCTGAAATCCGGCACTTCTGGAGTTCTGAGATGCTTTACGCACCCGCCGACCCTGGCCAGGATCCTCGCCACGCTGGCACCATCGAGCCGTCCTGGAATATTTTCGACCTGACGCGCGAGGGCAGGCCTTCCGACTGGGAAGAACAGCTGGAATACGACTGA
- a CDS encoding murein L,D-transpeptidase family protein has product MTAKFARAGLLLAMLAVAGCNGSTTFEDISPQAKKPLPAKVLAQMKAKGMPRNSPVMARVFKEEGKVEIWKQKTNGRYDLIAAYDICKWSGKLGPKFIEGDRQAPEGFYSVKPHQMNPRSNYHLAFNIGYPNAYDRAHGRTGSNLMVHGACSSSGCYSMTDAQIEEIYAFGRDAFQGGQTEFQIQAFPFRMTAANMARYRNDPNYEFWTMLKEGYDHFEITKVPPKVDVCEKRYVFNRIPEGDAKFGSASDACPPFTQPDSLRTAYQSYRSTYEAAFSNAVGTSSAIAPKPTIAGLKEASLVSEWTRKRARGERVPVEPPSLSHDGTVTATSRMGRIDSPAGRQMAEREAAEAAKQQAAEAKKKAAEEKAAAAALAKAAAQAPAQAPAETALVPEPAPVAVQAPPAEKPGLLGNMTRRITNMFGS; this is encoded by the coding sequence ATGACTGCCAAATTCGCGCGCGCCGGACTGCTGCTTGCCATGCTCGCCGTGGCGGGCTGCAACGGATCGACCACATTCGAGGACATCTCGCCCCAGGCCAAGAAGCCGCTGCCGGCCAAGGTCCTGGCGCAGATGAAGGCGAAGGGGATGCCCCGCAATTCGCCGGTTATGGCGCGCGTCTTCAAGGAAGAAGGCAAGGTCGAGATCTGGAAGCAGAAGACCAATGGCCGCTACGATCTGATCGCCGCCTACGACATCTGCAAATGGTCGGGCAAGCTCGGCCCGAAATTCATCGAGGGCGACCGCCAGGCGCCCGAAGGGTTCTACTCGGTGAAGCCGCACCAGATGAACCCAAGGTCGAACTACCACCTCGCCTTCAACATCGGCTACCCCAACGCCTATGACCGTGCCCACGGCCGCACTGGCTCCAATCTGATGGTGCACGGCGCCTGTTCTTCGTCCGGCTGCTATTCGATGACCGACGCGCAGATCGAGGAGATCTACGCCTTCGGGCGCGACGCCTTCCAGGGCGGCCAGACCGAATTCCAGATCCAAGCGTTTCCCTTCCGCATGACAGCGGCCAACATGGCGCGCTACCGCAACGATCCGAACTATGAGTTCTGGACCATGCTGAAGGAAGGCTACGACCATTTCGAGATCACCAAGGTGCCGCCGAAGGTCGACGTCTGCGAAAAGCGCTACGTCTTCAATCGCATTCCCGAAGGCGATGCCAAGTTCGGTTCGGCCAGCGACGCCTGCCCTCCCTTCACCCAGCCGGACTCGCTGAGGACCGCCTACCAATCCTACCGATCGACTTATGAGGCCGCGTTTTCGAACGCGGTCGGCACGAGCAGCGCAATCGCACCCAAGCCGACCATCGCCGGCCTCAAGGAAGCCAGCCTGGTTTCGGAATGGACCCGCAAGCGGGCGCGCGGCGAACGCGTTCCGGTCGAGCCGCCGTCGCTGTCGCATGACGGCACGGTGACCGCGACGTCCCGGATGGGCCGCATCGATTCGCCGGCCGGTCGCCAGATGGCCGAGCGCGAAGCCGCCGAGGCGGCAAAGCAGCAGGCTGCGGAGGCGAAGAAGAAAGCCGCCGAGGAAAAGGCCGCAGCCGCAGCGCTCGCCAAGGCCGCGGCGCAAGCGCCTGCGCAGGCCCCCGCCGAGACCGCTCTCGTGCCCGAACCCGCGCCAGTGGCGGTGCAGGCTCCGCCTGCCGAGAAGCCCGGCCTGCTCGGCAATATGACCAGGCGCATCACCAACATGTTCGGCAGCTGA
- a CDS encoding BrnA antitoxin family protein: protein MPKTPRRPTDPMAAAEAAFKPARKPEPAAPVARAVPAPRELVSIRIDRDVLDYFQEGGPGWQERINAALREAAGMTGRADEGKRPEELNATNDD from the coding sequence ATGCCAAAGACACCGCGCCGACCCACTGATCCGATGGCTGCCGCCGAAGCCGCGTTCAAGCCGGCGAGAAAGCCCGAGCCAGCCGCGCCCGTCGCCCGGGCAGTGCCCGCGCCACGCGAACTCGTTTCGATTCGTATCGACCGCGACGTGCTCGACTATTTCCAGGAAGGCGGGCCGGGCTGGCAGGAGCGCATCAACGCAGCGCTGCGCGAGGCGGCCGGCATGACGGGGCGTGCCGACGAAGGCAAACGGCCCGAAGAGCTGAACGCCACCAACGACGACTGA
- a CDS encoding GTP-binding protein, with protein MADFPIPVSVLTGFLGAGKTTLLNRLLKDPALTDTAVIINEFGDVAIDHLLVEQSSDGVIQLSDGCLCCTVRGELVDTLADLVDRLQTGRIARLKRVVIETTGLADPAPVLQSIMGHPALVHAFRLDGVVAMVDAVNGEATLDAYVEAVKQVAVADRIVIAKTDLVNEPEALERLRARLRKINPGAPLLDASAAGVAGLLDCGLYDPATKTADVRKWLGAEAEHAAHHHAGHDHDHDHDHEHRHDRRVRSFTLVHDRPVPYATIEMFLDLLRSAHGEKLLRMKGIIELAESPERPLVVHGVQTLLHPPARLPAWPDEVRGTRLVLITLDMPEDYVRRLFAAFTNQPQVDTADRAAMENNPLAIAGR; from the coding sequence GTGGCTGATTTCCCTATCCCCGTATCGGTGCTGACCGGCTTTCTTGGCGCCGGCAAGACGACGCTGCTCAACCGGCTGCTCAAGGATCCGGCGCTGACCGACACCGCCGTCATCATCAACGAATTCGGCGATGTCGCCATCGACCACCTGCTTGTCGAGCAGTCGTCGGACGGGGTCATCCAGCTTTCCGATGGCTGCCTGTGCTGCACTGTGCGCGGCGAACTGGTCGACACGCTGGCCGATCTGGTGGACCGCCTGCAGACGGGCCGGATCGCCCGGTTGAAGCGGGTGGTCATCGAAACGACAGGGCTCGCCGATCCGGCGCCGGTGCTGCAGTCCATCATGGGCCATCCCGCCCTGGTGCATGCATTCCGGCTCGACGGCGTCGTCGCCATGGTCGACGCGGTCAATGGCGAGGCCACGCTCGACGCTTATGTCGAGGCGGTCAAGCAGGTAGCCGTCGCTGACCGCATCGTCATCGCCAAGACCGACCTCGTTAACGAGCCTGAAGCGCTGGAACGGCTTCGCGCCAGGCTGCGGAAGATCAATCCGGGCGCGCCGCTGCTCGATGCTTCCGCTGCCGGCGTGGCGGGCCTGCTCGATTGCGGGCTCTACGATCCGGCGACCAAGACCGCCGACGTTCGCAAATGGCTGGGCGCCGAAGCAGAGCATGCGGCGCATCACCATGCCGGGCACGATCACGACCACGACCACGACCACGAGCACCGGCATGACCGTCGTGTCCGGTCATTCACGCTGGTCCATGACCGGCCGGTGCCCTATGCGACGATCGAGATGTTCCTCGACCTGTTGCGCTCGGCGCACGGTGAAAAGCTGCTGCGGATGAAAGGCATCATCGAGCTTGCCGAGAGCCCGGAACGACCGCTGGTCGTACACGGCGTGCAGACGCTTCTGCATCCGCCGGCCCGCCTGCCGGCATGGCCGGACGAGGTGCGTGGAACGAGACTGGTGCTGATCACGCTGGATATGCCGGAGGATTATGTCCGCCGCCTGTTCGCCGCGTTCACCAACCAGCCGCAGGTCGACACGGCCGACCGGGCCGCGATGGAAAACAACCCGCTGGCGATTGCCGGCCGCTGA
- a CDS encoding M20 aminoacylase family protein, whose amino-acid sequence MPILNRAAEMHDEVTGWRRHLHQTPELNYDVFKTAEFVTQRLREFGCDEVVTGIGRTGVVGIIRGSLGPGRTIGLRADMDALPINEASGKPYASQSPGKMHACGHDGHTAMLLGAAKYLAETRHFAGSVAVIFQPAEEGGAGGLAMVKDGMMERFGIERVFGMHNMPGLPLGQFAIRPGPIMAATAEFTITVKGKGGHAAMPHRAIDPIVVASQVVTAFQTIASRTTDPVESVVVTVTKFHGGDAYNVIPEKVELAGTVRTLKKEVAALARERIHAICDGIAATYGATIHVDYDSNYPVTFNHPDEAVFAGDVAAALAGDGQIQRAMQPVMGGEDFSYMLEARPGAFIFIGNGDSANLHHEAYDFNDEVIPHGMSYWVRLAESALAA is encoded by the coding sequence ATGCCCATCCTGAACCGAGCCGCCGAAATGCACGATGAAGTGACGGGCTGGCGACGCCATCTGCACCAGACGCCGGAACTGAACTACGACGTGTTCAAGACGGCGGAGTTCGTGACGCAGCGTCTGCGCGAATTCGGTTGCGACGAGGTCGTGACGGGCATCGGCCGCACCGGCGTGGTCGGCATCATCCGCGGCAGCCTGGGACCGGGCCGCACCATCGGGCTGCGCGCCGACATGGACGCGCTGCCGATCAACGAGGCGAGCGGCAAGCCCTACGCCTCGCAAAGTCCCGGCAAGATGCACGCCTGCGGCCATGACGGTCACACCGCCATGTTGCTCGGCGCAGCCAAGTACCTGGCCGAGACCCGCCACTTCGCAGGGTCGGTTGCGGTGATCTTCCAGCCGGCCGAGGAAGGCGGCGCCGGCGGCCTGGCCATGGTCAAGGACGGAATGATGGAGCGGTTCGGCATCGAGCGCGTGTTCGGGATGCACAACATGCCCGGTCTTCCTCTCGGCCAGTTCGCGATCCGGCCCGGCCCGATCATGGCCGCGACAGCCGAATTCACCATCACGGTGAAGGGCAAGGGCGGCCATGCCGCCATGCCGCACCGCGCCATCGACCCGATCGTGGTGGCGAGCCAGGTGGTGACCGCCTTCCAGACCATCGCCTCGCGCACCACCGACCCGGTCGAATCGGTAGTCGTCACGGTGACCAAATTTCATGGTGGTGACGCTTACAACGTCATCCCCGAAAAGGTCGAGCTCGCCGGCACTGTCCGTACGCTCAAGAAGGAAGTGGCCGCACTCGCGCGCGAGCGCATCCACGCCATCTGCGACGGCATCGCCGCAACCTATGGCGCGACAATCCATGTCGATTACGATTCCAACTATCCCGTGACGTTCAACCACCCGGACGAGGCGGTGTTCGCCGGCGACGTGGCGGCCGCCCTCGCCGGCGACGGCCAGATCCAGCGCGCCATGCAGCCTGTGATGGGCGGCGAGGATTTTTCCTACATGCTGGAAGCTCGGCCCGGCGCCTTCATCTTCATCGGTAATGGCGACAGCGCCAACCTCCACCACGAGGCCTATGATTTCAACGACGAGGTCATCCCGCACGGCATGAGCTATTGGGTGCGGCTTGCCGAGTCCGCGCTGGCTGCTTAG
- a CDS encoding D-alanyl-D-alanine carboxypeptidase family protein gives MRRRFILTAVLSGVLALSAGGPAGANPSLLIDTRTNQVIESDNPFQRWYPASLTKLMTTYVAFRAVQAGEVSLNSPVVISKKAAAQPPSKMGYPVGSELTLDNALKIIMVKSANDVAAAIGESIAGSQSAFAERMNAESRRLGMTDSNWVNQHGLHDDNQYTTARDLVILATALRKEFPQHTGYFSIEGLAAGDKVLPSHNNLIGRFEGADGMKTGYTCPSGYNLIASATRNGRTLLAVVVGSKTVKSRDEKAAAMLARGFTVSTSGGPSLVELKPTGSEPDKPVNMQKELCTKQGRAARAKEEKERAKAEKDGKKAPETIYLGEMTRERVLVKVELGGATGPLSTAAAATIAANRVYADVPIPTWRPDKPVPGIAASQQGDQSGKPSG, from the coding sequence ATGCGGCGCAGATTCATTCTCACGGCGGTTCTTTCGGGCGTTCTCGCTCTGTCGGCGGGCGGTCCGGCAGGCGCCAATCCCTCGCTTCTGATCGACACCAGGACCAACCAGGTGATCGAGAGCGACAATCCGTTCCAGCGCTGGTATCCGGCATCGCTCACCAAGTTGATGACGACCTATGTGGCGTTTCGGGCGGTGCAGGCGGGCGAGGTGTCGCTGAATTCCCCGGTCGTCATCTCCAAGAAGGCGGCGGCCCAGCCGCCGAGCAAGATGGGCTATCCGGTCGGCTCGGAACTGACGCTCGACAATGCGCTGAAGATCATCATGGTCAAGTCGGCCAACGATGTCGCGGCCGCAATCGGCGAAAGCATTGCGGGGTCGCAATCAGCCTTCGCAGAGCGGATGAACGCCGAATCGCGCCGGCTCGGCATGACCGATTCCAACTGGGTCAACCAGCACGGCCTGCATGACGACAACCAGTACACGACGGCGCGCGACCTCGTTATCCTTGCCACCGCGTTGCGCAAGGAATTCCCGCAACATACCGGCTATTTCTCGATCGAAGGGCTGGCAGCGGGCGACAAGGTTCTGCCCAGCCACAACAATCTCATAGGCCGTTTCGAAGGCGCCGACGGCATGAAGACCGGCTACACCTGCCCGTCCGGCTATAATCTCATCGCCTCGGCGACGCGCAACGGCCGCACGTTGCTCGCGGTCGTTGTCGGATCCAAAACCGTGAAGTCGCGCGACGAGAAGGCCGCCGCCATGCTGGCGCGGGGCTTCACCGTCTCGACGTCCGGAGGGCCGTCGCTCGTCGAGCTCAAGCCTACCGGCAGCGAGCCCGACAAGCCGGTCAACATGCAAAAGGAACTGTGCACCAAACAGGGGCGGGCCGCGCGCGCCAAGGAAGAGAAGGAACGCGCCAAGGCAGAGAAGGATGGCAAGAAGGCTCCGGAAACGATCTATCTCGGCGAAATGACCCGCGAACGCGTGCTGGTCAAGGTTGAACTCGGCGGAGCGACCGGGCCGCTGTCGACGGCTGCCGCCGCCACTATCGCCGCCAACCGGGTCTATGCCGACGTGCCGATCCCGACCTGGCGTCCCGACAAGCCCGTGCCGGGAATCGCCGCCTCCCAGCAGGGCGACCAATCGGGCAAGCCGAGTGGCTGA
- a CDS encoding HWE histidine kinase domain-containing protein, producing MTGTGSSDIDSERRLAIATRAAALGIWDWNLITNEMIYSDRAKEICGFPLDEPVNVEMVRSITHPDDLPQASAQARRAIDPQIRSRDIYRYRIRHFATGEVRWVVAHGEAIFEEVDRVEKAVRYVGTLQDVTEQAKAEEAALESEARLRLAMEAADIAVWEVDLANDTITHSPELNRLCGFPEDARPTIEEFRSRYAPGERERLKKEGAEALARGETRLQSEFRQLWPDGTQKWMLLRAQFVPGGQGAGQRVIGVLLDITERKRAEERLKIIARELQHRVKNSLAIIQTIANQSFRGKTDMEEAFGSFSARLRALAAANDAITLGDFSSAQLVDVVNKATTPYRDPKGDPFVFSGEDTAVSSKKAVAITMALHELSTNAAKYGALSRPSGRVSISWSVSPDGALSLQWREIGGPPVKQPRKKGFGTRLLERGLFARGEGSVTLLFDECGLKCEISIGKPQEAV from the coding sequence ATGACCGGCACAGGGTCCTCGGACATAGACAGCGAGCGCAGGCTGGCGATCGCCACAAGGGCGGCGGCGCTGGGGATCTGGGATTGGAACCTGATCACCAACGAGATGATTTATTCCGACCGGGCGAAGGAAATCTGCGGGTTTCCGCTGGACGAGCCGGTCAACGTCGAGATGGTCCGCTCGATCACCCATCCCGACGACCTGCCGCAAGCCTCGGCGCAGGCCCGCCGCGCGATCGATCCGCAGATCAGATCCCGCGACATCTACCGCTACCGCATCCGCCATTTCGCGACCGGCGAGGTTCGCTGGGTCGTCGCGCATGGCGAGGCGATCTTCGAGGAGGTGGATCGCGTCGAGAAAGCGGTGCGCTATGTCGGCACGCTGCAGGACGTTACCGAACAAGCCAAGGCGGAAGAGGCTGCGCTGGAAAGCGAGGCGCGGCTGCGGCTGGCGATGGAAGCCGCCGACATTGCCGTGTGGGAGGTCGACTTGGCCAACGATACGATCACCCATTCGCCGGAGTTGAACCGGCTGTGCGGCTTTCCCGAGGACGCCCGGCCGACCATCGAGGAATTTCGTTCGCGCTACGCTCCCGGCGAACGCGAACGGTTGAAAAAGGAGGGCGCGGAAGCGCTCGCCCGCGGTGAGACGAGACTACAGTCGGAATTCCGTCAGCTCTGGCCCGACGGCACGCAGAAATGGATGCTTTTGCGCGCCCAGTTCGTGCCCGGCGGCCAGGGAGCCGGGCAGCGGGTCATCGGCGTGTTGCTCGACATCACCGAGCGCAAGCGGGCGGAGGAGCGGCTGAAGATCATCGCGCGCGAACTCCAGCACCGGGTGAAAAACTCACTTGCCATCATTCAGACCATCGCCAACCAGTCCTTCCGCGGCAAGACCGACATGGAAGAGGCGTTCGGCTCGTTCTCGGCCCGGCTGCGCGCGCTGGCCGCGGCCAACGACGCGATCACGCTGGGCGATTTTTCCAGTGCGCAATTGGTCGACGTGGTGAACAAGGCGACGACGCCCTATCGCGACCCGAAAGGCGACCCCTTCGTGTTCTCGGGCGAGGATACCGCCGTCTCCAGCAAGAAGGCGGTTGCGATCACCATGGCGCTGCACGAGCTGTCGACCAACGCCGCCAAATATGGCGCGCTGAGCCGGCCGTCGGGGCGCGTCTCGATCTCATGGTCGGTCTCGCCGGATGGCGCTCTTAGCCTGCAATGGCGGGAGATCGGCGGGCCGCCGGTGAAGCAGCCGCGCAAGAAGGGATTTGGAACGCGGCTCCTCGAACGCGGTCTGTTTGCGCGCGGCGAAGGTTCGGTCACACTGCTCTTCGATGAGTGCGGACTGAAA